A single genomic interval of Apteryx mantelli isolate bAptMan1 chromosome 21, bAptMan1.hap1, whole genome shotgun sequence harbors:
- the CCDC180 gene encoding coiled-coil domain-containing protein 180 yields the protein MQPVGAVRLVPSGEVYKQIFEDEVHLVHSLDEVRSKAKFSTKSKRIPLVKDSEICAGGRPLLSYQQKYVERMPYNDFTEKPVLYREATTFQKAWKSEDIIAAEEVRALPDFVVPEKTSSNILERLSGRRRGRHDEALTLMHHELGCIAREMEPFVLEPGNLLLSKLLESDRKIELLFKNIELNTDLEGFSIESLEELWDIIHQESLTRRKWIREMDETLKMVEWSRTDKITDVLRKYTVMLEDISFLLPPDVYRFMNDEAMIINRALLANRRAIAKLFFNLMKTELKRELSHRLKWQDRVKDWKHLQKNYAIHSFREFMANEEIQNPPTVQQEMENMIKDQILLNERRLEFLQHLGDLLPPMHMKAEINEWYESLVNLNKGIDTHNVQCLMKIRIQYEKVQQKCLTEVQLCKNKLLNLNACTKKEAEEIVNSDLLQLTEKLQSQFEEQLDHMDRDLEELAKQNEQNCRDLYSYFQEAIVLWDVHQLKLSYQEDELKKKLDEYRWKQDNLIQMKEANLDIVLDKMRTASSEEKLKKYLEKAAASLDDIRAGYETLNQVLMDEVMAYPEAVLQELISYSVSISQYFNVKEIFKQNLQGKIDTTLQEQELVEVSEAENMVEQQAESLVQEYEEEEQKTDSIQWEKEETHTPENEDIFAQETEETEKQEDGESIPHEGEETDHIEQGVSFAQESEKENKLEGEGSLAQDHDEMGSLLQAEDMIKSGKVESSEFAVEIFSTSSGNTYTVFGVEEAGKTSIPENYFTKYEKKESLPAYLKHVLIKETVFAELKKWIRLCFFEQLEKWFSQSLSNSSVIVAAKKEELNSELNLHLHLRQLRQEHIKTNIYNVRAAELLLHKERLECHCAGVMEALSKEKNEFLRLRDQQNAISEDFCSRIRDMGSVFLGAAKTEKLVSFTESLHSELLNHLEVIQTSLRSYQNYLEEALGKLRDSSVDFLKACRLFSEGGNFSPEEIQSFCKRLQKECERIDSFEGLIMVDMEKMESDYFEQATELINQSETKFRYLSMDRVFMEKIQRFLTNLQVKIQSEVANSNLQAVTLNSYLEKLHQKIDACARPTADKEALTSEELYEFSKVVLKELKKRSQYLDCLLVNVTSLYDNENFSPSATEITLQGPIAVAIRTESLRDENNVMVMGMDPVKFPLLNPSRMGKSAVEDVSISIIKNLLEIQPSRKSSVSNLERNGCSNALGPAILPPSKKNSRLNMPGEGPQNSAYNYSALSGRKSSSFNQKISTRSIRKYSRPGRNDRRFYIFGEKPAESDTFKGIINSILWAGNDSLLCLAEEFYRKDKHQIMIPEDLPETFEHCAERLRQKLLSYQSQTDGYYNSCLIEFRDQLKLFEEELPYVSQLAVDSLLKEHEQKLSCSTDRIRHLFNKQLEDWESIKAVHTNQLRPSLGHPNNLLQLEALCQKEIKRQKDQADAIHLNTQMMQACAAECAQNFVSALAAFTEKLLLELDESITIDDVELAKIEMPREKISTLIRRKQAGLSPETCEVEQLIERGSRSWPGIPTTTLRDNSDYILCRETASVTTAKTTLGHVAVVEARDAVYEKYKCKLEQQFAQIKEESTAQLMTTQRWEDWWKQSIQKIKQLYT from the exons ATGCAGCCGGTGGGGGCTGTCCGCCTCGTCCCCAGCGGCGAAGTCTACAAACAGATCTTTGAAGATGAG gttCATTTAGTACACTCTCTGGATGAAGTAAGGAGCAAGGCTAAGTTTTCTACGAAGAGCAAAAGGATACCTTTGGTTAAGGACTCAGAAATTTGTGCTGGTGGAAGGCCATTATTGAGTTACCAGCAGAAGTACGTTGAAAGAATGCCCTATAATGACTTCACAGAAAAGCCAGTGTTATACAG gGAAGCTACAACATTTCAAAAGGCTTGGAAAAGTGAAGATATAATTGCAGCTGAGGAAGTCAGAGCCCTACCTGATTTTGTTG TTCCTGAGAAAACAAGCAGCAATATTTTGGAACGCCTGTCGGGACGCAGGCGAGGCCGTCATGATGAAGCACTGACCTTAATGCATCATGAGCTTGGCTGCATTGCAAGG GAAATGGAACCCTTTGTTTTGGAGCCTGGAAATTTGCTTTTGTCAAAACTCTTGGAATCAGATAGAAAAATTGAACTTTTGTTCAAAAACATTGAGCTCAACACTGATCTGGAAGGCTTCTCAATAGAA AGTTTGGAAGAACTGTGGGATATCATCCACCAGGAATCCTTGACCAGAAGGAAGTGGATTAGGGAAATGGATGAAACCTTAAAAATGGTTGAATGGAGTCGAACTGACAAA ATAACAGATGTACTGAGAAAGTACACCGTGATGCTGGAGGATATTTCCTTCCTCTTACCGCCTGATGTTTACAGGTTCATGAATGATGAAGCCATG ATTATTAACAGAGCCCTATTGGCCAATCGGAGGGCAATTGCCAAGCTGTTCTTTAATCTAATGAAAACAGAATTGAAAAGGGAATTATCACATCGGTTGAAATGGCAAGATAGGGTGAAGGACTGGAAGCACCTACAAAAGAACTATGCAATTCACAGTTTCAG AGAATTTATGGCAAATGAAGAAATACAGAATCCACCAACTGTACAACAAGAAATGGAAAACATGATAAAGGATCAGATTTTACTTAATGAAAGGAGACTAGAATTTTTGCAACACCTTGG TGATCTATTGCCTCCAATGCACATGAAAGCTGAGATAAATGAATGGTACGAATCGTTGGTGAATTTAAACAAAGGCATAG ATACCCACAATGTGCAGTGTCTGATGAAAATTCGTATCCAGTATGAGAAGGTCCAGCAGAAATGTTTGACAGAAGTGCAGTTATGCAAG AATAAACTGTTGAATCTGAATGCTTGCACAAAAAAGGAGGCTGAAGAAATTGTGAATTCTGACTTACTTCAATTGACTGAGAAACTACAAAGTCAGTTTGAAGAACAACTGGATCATATGGAT AGAGATTTGGAGGAGCTGGCTAAGCAGAATGAACAGAATTGTAGAGACTTGTACAGTTATTTTCAGGAGGCCATTGTCCTCTGGGATGTCCATCAACTCAAACTCTCCTACCAAGAGGATGAACTTAAGAAGAAATTAGATGAATACAGATGGAAACAGGATAACTTAATACAG ATGAAGGAAGCTAATCTGGATATAGTTTTGGATAAAATGAGAACAGCAAGCTCtgaagaaaagctgaagaaatatttggagaaagctgctgcttctttggATGATATTAGAGCTGG GTATGAGACATTGAACCAAGTTCTAATGGATGAAGTAATGGCTTACCCAGAAGCTGTTTTGCAGGAGTTGATTTCTTATAGTGTATCCATCAGccaatattttaatgtaaaagaaatctttaaacag AACTTGCAAGGAAAGATAGACACCACTTTGCAAGAGCAAG AATTAGTTGAGGTTTCAGAAGCTGAAAATATGGTGGAGCAGCAAGCTGAGAGCCTTGTGCAAGAatatgaagaagaagagcaaaagACTGATAGCATTCAatgggaaaaggaagaaacacaTACGCCTGAGAATGAGGACATCTTTGCACAAGAaactgaagaaacagagaaacaagAGGATGGGGAGAGTATTCCTCATGAAGGTGAAGAAACTGATCATATAGAACAGGGGGTAAGCTTTGCAcaggaaagtgaaaaagaaaataaacttgaaGGTGAAGGAAGTCTGGCACAAGATCATGATGAAATGGGAAGTCTCCTTCAGGCCGAG GATATGATCAAGAGTGGCAAGGTGGAAAGCTCCGAATTTGCTGTTGAGATCTTTTCCACTTCTAGTGGAAACACTTACACAGTTTTTGGAGTTGAAGAGGCAGGAAAGACCAGCATCCCAGAGAATTATTTtactaaatatgaaaaaaaagaatcacttccTGCATACCTGAAAcatgtacttataaaagaaactGTGTTTGCAGAGCTCAAAAAATG GATTCGCCTCTGCTTTTTTGAACAATTAGAGAAGTGGTTTTCACAGTCCTTATCCAACTCTTCTGTCATTGTGGCTGCCAAGAAAGAGGAGCTGAATTCAGAACTTAACTTGCATCTTCACTTGCGTCAGTTAAGGCAGGAGCATATAAAGACAAATATCTACAATGTTAGAGCTG CGGAACTGTTGCTTCACAAAGAGCGTCTAGAGTGCCACTGTGCAGGGGTGATGGAAGCTctgagcaaggaaaaaaatgaatttctcagACTTCGTGATCAGCAAAATGCCATCAGCGAAGACTTCTGCTCACGGATCCGTGACATGGGATCTGTCTTCCTTGGTGCTGCTAAGACTGAGAA GTTGGTTTCTTTCACTGAAAGTCTGCACTCAGAGCTGCTTAATCATCTGGAAGTCATCCAGACTTCCCTGAGAAGTTACCAGAACTATTTGGAGGAAGCTTTGGGAAAATTACGAGATTCAAGTGTGGATTTTCTCAAAGCTTGCAG attattttcagaGGGAGGTAACTTTTCTCCTGAAGAGATACAATCTTTCTGCAAGCGTCTCCAGAAAGAATGTGAACGTATTGACTCTTTTGAAGGTTTAATCATGGTTGATATGGAGAAAATGGAATCAGACTACTTTGAGCAG GCTACTGAACTTATCAACCAGTCTGAAACAAAATTCCGTTATCTTTCTATGGATCGAGTCTTTATGGAAAAGATCCAACGATTTCTGACAAACCTACAAGTGAAAATCCAGTCAGAG GTAGCAAATTCCAATTTGCAGGCAGTGACATTGAACTCCTATCTGGAGAAGCTCCATCAAAAAATAGATGCTTGTGCTCGTCCTACTGCAGATAAAGAA GCTTTGACTTCAGAAGAGTTGTATGAGTTTTCCAAAGTAGTGttgaaagaactgaaaaagagGAGCCAGTATCTTGATTGCTTGCTAGTAAATGTAACCAGCCTTTATGATAAT GAGAACTTTtccccttctgcaacagagattaCATTACAAGGCCCAATTGCAGTTGCCATTCGAACAGAGTCTCTCAGAGATGAGAACAATGTGATGGTGATGGGGATGGATCCTGTTAAATTTCCTTTGTTGAATCCAAGCAGAATGGGAAAGTCTGCAGTTGAAGACGTATCAATAAGCATTATCAAAAATTTACTCGA AATTCAGCCATCCAGAAAATCTTCAGTCTCGAATCTGGAGAGAAATGGTTGTTCAAATGCATTAGGACCAG CAATTCTTCCCCCATCGAAGAAGAATTCTCGCTTAAATATGCCTGGTGAAGGTCCCCAGAACTCTGCTTACAATTACTCAGCTCTGAGCGGCAGAAAGTCATCATCTTTTAATCAAAAAATATCAACAAGAAG CATACGGAAATACAGCAGACCAGGTCGCAATGACAGGAGATTCTATATATTTGGAGAGAAGCCTGCAGAATCTGA tACTTTTAAGGGGATTATTAACAGTATTCTCTGGGCGGGTAATGACAGCTTGCTCTGTCTTGCTGAG GAGTTCTACCGAAAAGATAAGCATCAAATCATGATTCCTGAAGATCTGCCAGAGACATTTGAACATTGTGCTGAACGGCTCAGACAGAAACTATTGTCATACCAAAGTCAGACAGATGGTTACTATAATTCCTGTCTAATAG AATTTCGGGATCAGTTGAAGTTGTTTGAAGAGGAACTCCCTTATGTCTCACAGTTGGCAGTAGATAGTCTTTTAAAAGAGCACGAGCAGAAGCTCAGCTGTTCCACCGATCGGATTCGGCACCTCTTCAATAAACAGCTGGAAGACTGGGAGAGTATAAAG GCTGTGCACACAAATCAATTACGTCCTTCTCTGGGACATCCAAACAACTTACTTCAGCTGGAAGCTTTGtgccaaaaggaaataaaaaggcaaaaagaccAAGCTGATGCTATTCATCTCAATACACAGATGATGCAG GCCTGTGCTGCTGAGTGTGCTCAGAACTTTGTTTCTGCGCTAGCTGCCTTCACTGAAAAGCTGCTTCTGGAATTAGATGAAAGTATCACTATTGATGATGTAGAACTAGCAA AAATTGAAATGCCAAGAGAGAAGATATCCACCCTAATCCGTCGTAAACAAGCTGGGCTTTCTCCAGAAACCTGTGAAGTTGAACAGTTGATTGAACGTGGGAGCAG gtcTTGGCCAGGAATACCAACGACTACTCTTAGAGACAATTCAGACTATATTCTTTGCAGGGAAACTGCCTCTGTGACAACAGCTAAGACGACACTGGGCCACGTAGCAGTAGTAGAAGCAAGAGATGCAGTATATGAG AAATACAAATGTAAACTTGAGCAGCAGTTTGCCCAGATCAAGGAAGAAAGTACAGCTCAGCTGATGACAACTCAGCGCTGGGAAGACTGGTGGAAACAATCCATTCAGAAGATAAAGCAGCTCTATACATAA